One part of the Ornithorhynchus anatinus isolate Pmale09 chromosome 21, mOrnAna1.pri.v4, whole genome shotgun sequence genome encodes these proteins:
- the MRPL45 gene encoding 39S ribosomal protein L45, mitochondrial has translation MAAPTRTGAAAWSRLRFLGRWSPQCPDVRPGPAAVVIPVRTKRRFTPPQKKAKFWTEEENRARARAAGIVIPNERPERPIVLNCTAGVFDPYIPPEGDARLTPLLKAGLKQRVEQLKQRVASQLAIRKVKEHDTTFSVKTFATKAQEIFTEAHDCLNTANHDKLHELVTEYCFPKMAEETKLKTVRWRFVESLEPPRVVQVRCTDMVSPGNVYGQVTVRMHTRQALAIYDRFGRLMYGREDLPRDVLEYVVLEKQLRNPYGAWRLHDKIVPPWAPAPDAPLKTVLIPGPGLLPGEELRDPDVATPPSPPTAETPGLPSPRARAAPPGPGV, from the exons TGCCCGgacgtccggcccggcccggccgccgtcGTGATACCGGTGAGAACCAAGAGGCGCTTCACGCCCCCTCAGAAGAAGGCCAAGTTCTGGACCGAAGAGGAGAACCGGGCGCGCGCCCGCGCCGCCGGCATCGTCATCCCCAACGAGCGCCCCGAGAGACCCATCGTCCTGAACTGCACAG cCGGGGTCTTTGACCCCTACATCCCCCCCGAGGGCGACGCTCGCCTGACGCCCCTCCTCAAGGCCGGCCTGAAGCAGAGGGTGGAACAGCTGAAGCAGCGCGTGGCCTCCCAGCTGGC CATCCGCAAGGTGAAGGAACACGACACCACCTTCAGCGTCAAGACCTTCGCCACCAAGGCCCAAGAGATCTTCACCGAAGCGCACGACTGCCTGAACAC ggccAACCACGACAAGCTTCACGAACTGGTGACGGAGTACTGCTTCCCG AAAATGGCCGAGGAGACGAAGCTGAAGACCGTCCGCTGGCGCTTCGTGGAGTCCCTGGAGCCCCCCCGGGTGGTGCAGGTCCGCTGCACGGACATGGTCAGCCCGGGGAACGTGTACGGACAGGTCACCGTCCGCATGCACACCCGCCAG gCCCTGGCCATCTACGACCGGTTCGGGCGACTGATGTACGGGCGAGAGGACCTGCCGCGGGACGTGTTGGAGTACGTcgtgctggagaagcagcttcgTAACCCGTACGGCGCCTGGAGGCTGCATGACAAGATCGTCCCCCCCTgggcccccgcccccgacgcCCCCTTGAAG ACGGTCCTgatccccgggcccggcctgctGCCGGGGGAGGAGCTCCGGGACCCGGACGTGGCTACGCCGCCGTCACCGCCCACCGCCGAGACCCCGGGCCTGCCATCACCCCGGGCCCGAGCCGCCCCCCCGGGACCCGGCGTTTAG